The Arachis ipaensis cultivar K30076 chromosome B03, Araip1.1, whole genome shotgun sequence region TTCATTGATTTTGCTGCATATCTAAAACCATCTGGGCATGGTTTTGCCTGGAAGATAACTGGTTTACTTTCCAGTGtaggaaaaaatatctttttttctaCTTACTGAGAAGTAGAGGAAGAGATTCAGAGTGGAAGTTTGGGATTGAGTGGAAGGAATGTTGTAAATTGTATAAGTTAAAGAGGAGAGACAACATTATCCTGAGACTAGCCTCCATACTGAACCAGCACTTAGAGTTGGAGATCGAGAGATTTTAATTCCTACATAAAAATGGCTCTTTATCTATTACCCTGCGGAAACACATATTTTGGTTTATATCTTGGATTATATTGGACATGTTTCGTTTTGTTTTTTATAAATATCTGACAATTGATGTtttaaatatgacaaataatagGAACCTATAGCTGTATtgtacataatttttttttatctaaacatatccattatatttttttatctaggcatatttgatgagcggataatttataccctttttggcattgtttttagatagttttcagtatgttttagttactttttattgtatttttattagtttttatgcaaaaatcacatttctggactttactatgagtttgtgtatttttctgtaattttaggtattttctggctgaaattgagggacctgagcaaaaatctgattcagaggctgagaaaggactgcagatgctgttggattctgaccctcctgcactcgaagtggattttctggagctacagaagcccaattggcacgatctcaattgtgttagaaagtagacatcgtgggctttccagaaatatataatagtccatactttgcctgatatTTGATGACCCAAACTAGCATtaaaagccagccaaaaactttctggcgtaaaacgccagaactggcataattcttggcgaATTAGGGTTAGTTTGGAGAAACCTCAGTTCTCACCCTCACTCACTCAGTTAGGGTTAGGAACCCCTTTCTCAGTTCTCACTTCCTCTGTTCCTCAGCTCTTCTCCAAGACCATAGTGAGTCCTCTCATCACTCTCAGTTTCTCTTCACTTCACGTCTTCACCCTCAAAAAGAACAGAGCTCTTCCTATTtcccctaaaaaaaccctagccTCCTCCACCGCCGCCGCCGTCCGTCGCGCCCAAAAGCTTCGTCTGTTCGTCGTGCTCCAGCCCCTCTCCACGTTCCCCTGTTCCTCGTCCATTCTTCTCGCTGCTCAATCGCGCTTTGCCCGCCGTCTCTCGTCGTGCTCGTCGCCGTCGTCCGTCGTGCTCGTCCCTCGAAGGTAATGGCTTCTTGTCCGTCGTGCTCGTCGAAGCTTCTTCGTTTTTTTTTCAGAAATCATATTGAAATACTGAATGATTAGCTTTAGATCTGCACACTGCTGTagttcttcgttttttttttaattttttgttcagAAATCATATTAACAATCCTCAATGCTCACTGCTCACTGGTCAGTGGTCACTCCTCATCCCTCAATGTTCAGAAATCATGTTTTGTTCTtcgtttttgaattttaattggcTACTCTGAGTTTGTTTTGTTCAGAAGTCATTTTTTTGTGCTCAATGCTCATGCTCTTAAGTGTTGTTCTGTTTTTGTTCTGATTGATTTTTGACTTTGATTGCATGTCAATTGAACTCAACGCTATGAGAACCGTGTGTTTGTTTATTAAAACTTAAAAAGGAGAATGGGACTTGTAAGTGAAACagcttgattttaattttattctggattctggattttgattttattctgATTTTACAATTGTCATGGTGTTCTAACTATGGAGAGAATTACAAACTACATACTGTTCTGTTTTCTTGGTTAACAAAATATGCACttagtttgatgttgatgttaacTTTGATGTCATTGAGTTTCTTCAGCCTCATCATATTGTGAGATCTAAGTTCTTTTTTGGTCTTCCACAGATTCATCTCTTGGTTGCCGTCGCTGTGAGCTTGGCCATCGCCATTGCATGTGAGCCTGTCATCGGAGCCCCTTCTCTTTGTCTCTCTGAGTCTGTGACAGtaagttttataattttttattcaattttgtaaATGTATGTGCTGAAGTGGGTTTATATGTGTTTGATTGAGAATTTTGTTGTAAAtttgttgattgagaattactTTGTTGATTGCAATTTGTTTGTGTCTCTGATGGtagtttttcatttttcattttgattGAGCATTTGAGACTTTGTGATTGTAATTTTGCTTTTATGTGTCTAATTgcagttttttaattttttattttgaatgagAATAAGAGACATTGTAATTACAATTTTGTTTATATGTGTTTGATTGCAGTTCTTTATCATTATAAATTGTTATTGCTTCTAGTATTTTTCATGATGTTGGCATGTTGCAACTAGTTATATATGTTAGATTGAGAATGAGGCTATCATATTCATGCTTTAGATCAACAGAACAATAAAAATTTAGTACTTCTATAATTTATACTAGTATTTACAATCTAATACTTACCTATGCTATAATGCTTCTTTGTAAAGTTTTCAAAGTGCTTCCAACTTTTACATTAACAAAGATTCAAGAATTGAAGAATCTTGAAGAGGAAGTTAAGAGGAACCAATCCTTGAAATCTCTCTTGCTATCTCCTTCTGGTGACTTTGTGATTTCTTATTATGGAAATAAAGTAAGCTACTAATTAATTAACTTGTAAACTAAAACATATCTAGCAGTTTCCAAATGTGATTGTGTGTAGATTTATTCATTCATTCAGATAGCTGTTTTTGAATTCAAGAGCAAGATGGTTGGGCTTTATTTCAGTCGAGTTCATATGAAAGATGCACTGACTTTACTTTCGGTCTGGTGGAGTTTTATGACAAGTTAAGGTCAGATGAGGAGAGCTTTGAGATTGTGATGATACCTCTTGATGAGTAAGAAGAATCCTTTAAGAAAGGATTGGAAAGTATGCCTTGATTGTCATTGTCTTTTGAGGACAAGAACGGTGGAAAATGATCAAAAATAAAGATCGAATACTCTTTTATATTaatgttgtaatttttttataatggtGTTAAATTTATAGTGATCAAACATtagctttttttaattttaagttattgACATTATATAAATcttatgtttgtattttaatttatgcatgaattttaagtttttgtcttaatttatatatgaatatgtaaaaattaaaatgttatttaatttttacaGGGGCGGGACGGGTACCCGCAGGGGCGGGTAGTATATGAGTAACAGGACGGCGGGACGGGGTCGGGTAGGgcaaaaacccgcccctacccgccccacTGCCACCCCTACTCATGATATTTTACACTTcattttgtatcttctatggcatgaatctctaaaccccataggtgggggtgaggagctctgctgtgtttcaatggattaatgcaattactactgttttctattcaatcacgcttgattctattctaagatactcactcgtacttcaatttagagaatgatatgatccgtgacactcattattATTCTCCattctatgaatgcgtgcctaacaaccacttccgttctatctgagctcaacgtagtcattgggcgacagcttgagtgcgtatctcttgggtctctgatccacggaccgagttcgtaagatcagaaccttcgtggtataggctagaaccaattggcagcatttctgggatctggaaagtctaaaccttgtttgtggtattccgagtaggatctgggaagggatgactgtgacgagcttcaaacctgtgaatgttgggcgcagtgagtgtgcaaaaggacaagggtcctattccgacgctagtgggaaccgacagatgattagccgtgcggtagctgtacatggtatttttcatctgagacgagaaattcgacagttgattagccgtgcagagatcgtacctggtatttttcatccgagaggatcataaagcttgccattgaaggaagccatgcgtgtttggagaagaagacagtaggaaagcagagattcagacgacagagcatttCCGGAACCttagcct contains the following coding sequences:
- the LOC107633782 gene encoding uncharacterized protein LOC107633782; translation: MAMHANTSDSNIYLPSPYYRKTMTHSDLSTTRLEPIAVLVSLEKPQFSPSLTQLGLGTPFSVLTSSVPQLFSKTIVSPLITLSFSSLHVFTLKKNRALPISPKKTLASSTAAAVRRAQKLRLFVVLQPLSTFPCSSSILLAAQSRFARRLSSCSSPSSVVLVPRRNHINNPQCSLLTGQWSLLIPQCSEIMFCSSFLNFNWLL